One Tachysurus vachellii isolate PV-2020 chromosome 18, HZAU_Pvac_v1, whole genome shotgun sequence DNA segment encodes these proteins:
- the slc35b1 gene encoding solute carrier family 35 member B1 — MVAGKGVVKASLWQNERVRFFVCFFGVFVCYFYYGILQETITRGDYSQGEKKEKFHYATTLVFIQCIINALFARVLIQFFEGSRPDHTRSWLYAVCALSYLGAMVSSNSSLLYVNYPTQVLGKSCKPIPVMILGVTILRKKYPMAKYLCVLLIVSGVALFLYKPNKGSTSTDEHVFGFGEMLLLLSLTLDGLTGVAQDHMRGRFQTGANHMMLNVNLWSTLILGLAVLWTGEVWEFLSFADRYPSVIYNILLFGFTSALGQTFIFMTVVYFGPLTCSIVTTTRKFFTILGSVLLFGNVITPLQWLGTILVFLGLGLDAKFGKTPKKTTH, encoded by the exons ATGGTTGCGGGAAAAGGCGTCGTGAAAGCCTCGCTCTGGCAGAACGAACGTGTGCGCTTCTTCGTCTGCTTTTTCGGAGTGTTCGTGTGTTACTTTTACTACGGAATCCTCCAGGAGACCAT AACACGAGGAGACTACAGCCAgggggagaaaaaggaaaagtttCACTATGCCACTACACTCGTGTTCATCCAGTGTATCATCAATGCTCTTTTTGCTCGAGTCT TGATCCAGTTTTTCGAGGGCTCCAGGCCGGACCACACGCGTAGCTGGCTCTATGCAGTGTGTGCTCTCTCCTATCTGGGAGCCATGGTGTCCAGCAACTCTTCTCTACTGTATGTCAACTACCCCACCCAG gTTTTAGGAAAATCATGTAAACCTAtcccag TCATGATCCTCGGTGTGACCATTCTGAGGAAGAAGTACCCCATGGCCaagtatctgtgtgtgcttcTGATTGTCAGTGGTGTGGCACTTTTCCTCTACAAACCCAACAAAGGCTCCACCTCTACAGATGAACATGTGTTTGGCTTTGGAGAGATGCTGCTG CTCCTCTCCCTGACGCTGGATGGTCTGACAGGTGTAGCTCAGGATCACATGAGGGGTCGCTTCCAGACAGGAGCCAATCATATGATGCTGAATGTGAATCTGTGGTCAACACTGATATTGGGTTTGG CTGTGTTGTGGACCGGGGAGGTGTGGGAGTTTCTAAGCTTTGCTGATCGCTATCCCAGTGTCATCTACAACATTTTGCTCTTTGGTTTCACCAGTGCTCTGGGACAG ACCTTCATCTTTATGACAGTTGTGTATTTTGGGCCCCTCACCTGCTCCATCGTCACAACAACAAGGAAGTTCTTCACCATCCTGGGCTCGGTGCTGTTGTTTGGGAATGTCATCACACCCTTGCAGTGGCTTGGGACCATTCTTGTTTTCCTGG GTCTCGGCTTGGACGCCAAGTTTGGCAAAACACCCAAAAAGACAACACACTaa
- the ndufa4a gene encoding cytochrome c oxidase subunit NDUFA4L gives MLGTVSRQLKSHPALIPLFIFIGGGCTMSLSYLARLALRNPDVCWDKANNPEPWNKLGPNDQYKFFTVNTDYAKLKKDRPDF, from the exons ATGTTGGGCACAGTTAGTCGACAGCTGAAAAGCCACCCGGCT CTGATCCCTCTCTTTATCTTCATCGGAGGTGGCTGTACGATGTCTTTGAGTTATCTGGCAAGGCTGGCTCTCCGTAACCCAGACGTCTG CTGGGACAAAGCAAACAACCCTGAACCCTGGAACAAACTGGGGCCCAACGATCAGTACAAG TTTTTCACCGTGAACACGGACTACGCCAAACTGAAGAAGGATCGGCCTGACTTTTAA